One stretch of Chryseobacterium fluminis DNA includes these proteins:
- a CDS encoding HvfA family oxazolone/thioamide-modified RiPP metallophore: MKKPAILVGALALGAFTLGTNTAFANVKSSDAHSVEATCGGKEKKSTEAKCGDKKKTEAKCGDKKMDAKTKDAKCGEGKCGGKKTKKEMKKAKKA; the protein is encoded by the coding sequence ATGAAAAAACCAGCAATTTTAGTAGGAGCTCTTGCATTAGGAGCATTTACATTGGGAACCAACACCGCTTTTGCAAATGTAAAATCTTCAGATGCCCACTCGGTCGAAGCTACCTGCGGAGGCAAAGAAAAAAAGAGTACTGAAGCAAAATGTGGTGACAAAAAAAAGACCGAAGCCAAGTGTGGCGACAAGAAGATGGATGCTAAAACCAAAGATGCCAAGTGTGGCGAAGGAAAATGTGGCGGCAAAAAAACAAAAAAGGAAATGAAAAAAGCCAAAAAGGCTTAA
- a CDS encoding RNA polymerase sigma factor, with amino-acid sequence MKNIIQDLKGENTNAFGNLYKEYFPVVNRFIIHNKGNIEDAEDIFQDTMIVLLEKLRQDNFQLTASIKTYIMAISKNLWLKRLKNNRYETEFSETYTNRFYEEISLAIESEKSYMDKLQNLLHKITKHCQGLIHDMFFKEKTVEEIQKNYGYSNKHTLQNQKYKCVEQIKKVKAEENL; translated from the coding sequence ATGAAAAATATAATTCAGGATCTAAAAGGTGAAAACACCAATGCTTTCGGGAATCTTTACAAAGAGTATTTTCCGGTGGTTAACCGCTTTATAATTCACAATAAAGGGAATATTGAGGACGCAGAAGATATTTTCCAGGATACGATGATTGTCCTTTTAGAAAAGTTACGGCAGGATAATTTTCAGTTGACCGCCTCAATCAAAACCTATATCATGGCCATTTCAAAGAATCTATGGCTCAAAAGACTTAAAAATAACCGTTATGAAACGGAATTTTCCGAGACTTACACCAATAGATTTTACGAAGAAATCAGCCTTGCCATTGAAAGTGAAAAATCATACATGGACAAACTGCAGAATCTGTTGCACAAAATAACAAAACATTGCCAGGGACTTATTCATGACATGTTTTTTAAGGAAAAAACAGTAGAGGAAATTCAGAAAAATTATGGTTATTCTAATAAGCATACGTTACAGAACCAAAAGTACAAATGTGTCGAGCAGATTAAAAAAGTGAAAGCAGAAGAAAATTTATAA
- a CDS encoding DUF4256 domain-containing protein, with amino-acid sequence MKNSHITSEQSNELLEILKDRFEKNKSRHQGLDWGKIRYRLEQNPEKIWSLYEMEQTEGEPDVVGYDKKNDEYIFFDCSPESPKRRSLCYDYQAWESRKANKPENNVIDKASEMGIELLSEDQYRQLQALGNFDLKTSSWIKTPSHIRELGGALFCDRRYNTVFTYHNGADSYYAARGFRGVLRV; translated from the coding sequence ATGAAAAACAGCCATATAACTTCCGAACAGAGTAATGAATTACTGGAGATCTTAAAAGATCGATTTGAAAAAAATAAATCCCGTCACCAGGGGCTTGACTGGGGAAAAATCAGGTACCGACTGGAGCAGAATCCTGAGAAAATATGGTCATTATATGAGATGGAACAAACGGAGGGCGAACCTGATGTGGTTGGATATGATAAAAAAAACGATGAATATATCTTCTTTGACTGCTCCCCTGAGAGTCCGAAACGCAGAAGTCTCTGTTACGATTACCAGGCCTGGGAAAGCAGAAAGGCCAATAAACCGGAAAATAATGTTATTGATAAAGCTTCGGAAATGGGAATCGAACTTTTATCGGAAGATCAATACCGGCAACTTCAGGCATTAGGGAATTTTGATCTGAAAACTTCAAGCTGGATAAAGACACCCTCCCACATCCGGGAACTCGGAGGTGCATTATTCTGTGACAGAAGGTATAACACTGTTTTTACGTACCATAACGGTGCTGATTCCTATTATGCAGCAAGGGGATTTCGCGGAGTTTTAAGAGTGTAA